In a single window of the Candidatus Nanosynbacter featherlites genome:
- a CDS encoding sensor histidine kinase: MQGGNLIYAIIILLVISWLMFLAAVVIAYRGRHQSRQELRRSRSRERLERDRVLTLVNNLTDAIISMDAHGIISLYNAAALSLLDTNASIQGVHIDELLNFETNDKQPVPVFKELRKSPAIRTRDDIIMPLEGGDRVRLSATFAPVQGGSDTLTSDGYVLILRDITRVKSLEEERDEFISVISHELRTPITIAEASLSNVQLMMHRGMTDKLDDSLAEAHKQIMFLARIVNDLSTLSRAERGIADESELINVTELAEKLRHEYEPQATEKKLAFNLDVRAGVGNVNVSRLYLEELLQNFITNAIKYTQKGSITLIMKRSGGKVYFGVKDTGIGIGRSDQKKIFDRFFRAEDYRTRETSGTGLGLYVAAKLARKLGCTIKLESRLNHGSTFSFSLPPAKPAKKQ, from the coding sequence ATGCAGGGAGGGAATCTTATCTATGCCATCATCATCTTGCTTGTCATATCATGGCTGATGTTTCTAGCAGCCGTCGTCATCGCCTATCGCGGACGGCACCAGTCACGCCAAGAACTACGACGCAGTCGCTCCCGTGAACGACTGGAGCGCGACCGCGTATTGACACTGGTGAACAACCTCACTGACGCCATCATCAGCATGGACGCCCACGGCATCATCAGCCTCTACAATGCCGCCGCCCTGAGCTTACTCGACACCAACGCCAGCATTCAGGGTGTGCACATTGATGAGCTCTTAAATTTTGAGACCAACGACAAACAGCCGGTCCCGGTGTTTAAGGAATTGCGAAAATCGCCAGCCATTCGTACCCGTGACGACATCATCATGCCTCTTGAGGGCGGCGACCGTGTGCGGTTGTCGGCTACATTCGCGCCAGTACAGGGCGGTAGCGACACGCTCACTTCTGATGGCTATGTGCTCATTTTGCGTGACATCACTCGAGTCAAAAGCCTGGAAGAAGAGCGCGATGAATTCATCAGCGTGATCAGCCACGAATTACGCACCCCCATCACCATCGCCGAAGCTTCACTCTCCAATGTTCAGCTCATGATGCACCGCGGCATGACCGACAAATTGGACGATTCACTTGCCGAAGCCCACAAACAAATCATGTTCTTAGCCCGCATCGTCAACGATCTCAGCACGCTGTCTCGCGCAGAGCGTGGTATTGCTGATGAATCAGAGCTCATCAACGTCACTGAACTGGCCGAAAAACTCCGCCACGAATACGAGCCGCAGGCAACAGAGAAAAAATTGGCATTCAACCTGGACGTCAGAGCAGGCGTTGGCAATGTCAATGTCTCTCGGCTATACCTTGAAGAGTTATTACAAAACTTCATCACCAACGCCATCAAATATACCCAAAAAGGCTCAATCACCCTCATCATGAAACGCAGCGGCGGCAAAGTCTATTTTGGTGTCAAAGACACCGGCATCGGCATCGGGCGCAGTGATCAGAAAAAGATTTTTGACCGCTTCTTCCGCGCCGAAGATTATCGCACCCGCGAAACCAGCGGTACTGGACTAGGGTTGTACGTGGCGGCCAAACTAGCCCGCAAACTCGGCTGTACCATCAAACTAGAAAGCCGTCTCAATCACGGATCAACCTTCAGCTTCAGCCTGCCACCGGCAAAGCCCGCCAAAAAGCAATAA
- a CDS encoding M48 family metallopeptidase has translation MPTITDSEFGEITVTRRALASRVSLRIAPNGRIRITMPLHAPLASAKLLIKRSRRSIQRLITEQQGDFPYSTSQQIGKSHNLLVEQGEPAVKTVGTSIIINARDDQDFADPIFQQSIRDHVVKALRKEAKSYLPRRLKFLAEQHDFHYDKTRLTHSSSRWGSCSSNGTISLNIALMNIPFELLDYVLIHELCHTRQMNHSQAFWREVAAIDPHYKRHRDALKKYTPHV, from the coding sequence ATGCCAACCATCACTGACTCTGAATTTGGCGAAATCACCGTCACCAGGCGTGCACTAGCCAGTCGCGTCAGTTTGCGCATTGCGCCCAACGGTCGCATCCGCATCACCATGCCGCTTCACGCACCGCTGGCTTCCGCCAAACTGCTCATCAAACGGTCACGTCGCAGCATTCAAAGACTCATCACTGAGCAGCAAGGCGATTTTCCATACAGCACGTCTCAGCAAATTGGCAAAAGTCACAATTTGTTAGTGGAACAGGGAGAACCCGCCGTCAAAACTGTCGGCACCAGCATCATCATCAACGCAAGAGACGACCAAGATTTCGCTGACCCCATCTTTCAACAATCCATTCGTGACCATGTCGTCAAAGCCCTGCGCAAAGAAGCCAAAAGCTATTTGCCACGCCGCCTCAAATTCTTAGCAGAGCAACACGACTTTCATTACGACAAAACTCGACTCACGCACTCGTCCAGTCGCTGGGGTAGCTGCTCGTCAAACGGCACCATCAGCCTAAACATTGCCCTCATGAATATACCGTTTGAGCTATTAGACTACGTCCTCATCCACGAACTATGTCACACGCGCCAGATGAATCACTCGCAAGCATTTTGGCGCGAAGTCGCCGCCATCGACCCGCACTATAAACGACACCGCGACGCCCTGAAAAAATACACTCCACACGTATAA
- a CDS encoding AAA family ATPase, with protein MKPLQLSSPHLIIMVGAPGAGKTQFATEFAKMFNAPILSSDTLRELSSDDALIHKAAVDLLRELLKPKQTIIFDGNTEKRAWRSDIAKVAREAGFKPLFVWVQTDPAMSRARWLRSHNGDEALFEQKLRTFSPPHASEPYMVISGRHTYNTQAKTLLKKLSDATRPAASIRTQPRFIGGRGRVG; from the coding sequence ATGAAACCATTGCAGTTATCTTCGCCGCACTTGATTATCATGGTCGGCGCACCGGGGGCGGGAAAAACACAGTTTGCGACTGAATTTGCCAAAATGTTCAATGCGCCAATTTTAAGCAGTGATACGCTGCGCGAATTGTCGAGCGATGACGCACTGATTCACAAAGCTGCAGTTGACTTACTGCGAGAATTACTCAAGCCAAAACAGACAATCATCTTCGACGGCAACACCGAAAAGCGCGCTTGGCGTTCCGACATCGCCAAGGTAGCCCGCGAAGCTGGATTTAAACCACTGTTCGTGTGGGTGCAGACCGATCCTGCCATGTCTAGAGCCAGATGGCTACGCTCGCACAACGGCGATGAGGCCCTATTTGAACAGAAATTACGAACCTTCTCACCACCACACGCCAGCGAGCCATACATGGTCATCAGCGGCCGTCACACTTACAACACACAGGCAAAAACGCTTTTGAAAAAACTCAGCGACGCCACCCGTCCAGCTGCTTCCATACGCACTCAGCCACGATTCATCGGCGGACGCGGTCGAGTTGGATAA
- a CDS encoding glycosyltransferase family 4 protein, with amino-acid sequence MLGWELPPHNSGGLGVACYQMSRALADCGVDIDFVVPYSAEHPNIDFMNVHAATHLEASKDGFGAYDDLGTSDKQAHDCGLGGMRAVQRRYNCFVKEFVKQNPPDAIHAHDWLTMEAGIIAKQQCNAPLIVHVHATEFDRSGENEGNPLVHEIEQQGLLMADRIIAVSHITKDIIVKNYHIPPEKIEVVYNAIDLDELPPHEYDQGTYQYLEDLKKEGYIIVGALTRLTVQKGLTYLIRAVAQAIKQHQKIALLLSGSGEQRDELVALAAHLGISDKVVFTGFVRGRQWRDAYHLIDVFVMSSVSEPFGLTALEAAHHDTALLISRQSGVGEVLHDILRFDYWDTNKLARQIVMLARSPALLEILKEDVKTEYAQLSWHDAAEHCLKLYKQAQSKGGGA; translated from the coding sequence ATGCTCGGGTGGGAATTACCTCCGCATAATAGCGGGGGTTTAGGCGTCGCTTGTTATCAGATGTCACGGGCATTGGCTGACTGTGGTGTGGATATCGACTTTGTTGTTCCCTATTCTGCCGAGCATCCGAACATTGACTTCATGAATGTACACGCGGCAACGCATTTGGAAGCATCAAAAGATGGCTTTGGCGCCTATGATGATTTGGGCACTTCGGACAAACAAGCGCATGATTGCGGGCTGGGCGGTATGCGTGCGGTGCAGCGACGGTATAACTGCTTCGTTAAAGAATTTGTCAAACAGAATCCTCCGGATGCCATTCACGCTCACGACTGGTTGACCATGGAAGCTGGTATCATCGCTAAGCAGCAGTGTAATGCGCCGTTGATCGTGCATGTGCACGCGACTGAATTTGACCGTTCTGGTGAGAATGAGGGCAATCCGTTGGTGCATGAGATTGAGCAGCAAGGGCTGTTGATGGCTGACCGAATCATTGCGGTGAGCCACATCACCAAAGATATCATTGTCAAGAATTATCACATTCCGCCAGAGAAAATTGAGGTTGTCTACAATGCCATTGACCTGGATGAACTGCCACCACACGAATACGACCAAGGTACCTATCAATACTTGGAAGACTTGAAAAAAGAGGGCTATATCATCGTTGGCGCATTGACCAGGCTGACAGTGCAAAAAGGCTTGACCTATCTGATCCGGGCGGTGGCGCAGGCCATCAAACAGCACCAAAAAATCGCGCTACTGCTGAGCGGTAGTGGCGAGCAGCGCGACGAACTGGTTGCTTTGGCGGCGCACCTGGGCATCAGCGACAAGGTGGTGTTCACGGGCTTTGTCCGTGGTCGGCAGTGGCGTGATGCCTATCATCTGATTGACGTATTTGTCATGAGTTCAGTGTCAGAACCGTTTGGTTTGACGGCGTTGGAAGCGGCGCACCACGACACAGCTCTGCTCATCAGTCGCCAGTCTGGCGTCGGCGAAGTGTTGCACGACATTTTACGATTTGACTATTGGGACACCAACAAATTGGCGCGACAAATTGTCATGTTGGCGCGCTCACCTGCTCTTTTGGAAATTCTCAAGGAAGATGTCAAAACAGAGTACGCCCAACTGTCCTGGCATGACGCGGCTGAACATTGCTTGAAATTATACAAACAGGCTCAATCAAAAGGCGGTGGCGCATGA
- a CDS encoding glycoside hydrolase family 57 protein gives MSRPVVTLYLHAHQPWRVRSYGALDTANRHDYFSGDGDQDNKEIFLKVANKSYRPMNALLEKLLHEHPGFCLSLSLSGVFLEQAEQFAPDVIESFQRLVKTGRVELLASPYHHSLAFFYDQSEFEKQVALHAEKIKQLFGVSPKVLANTELAYNDELGAWAEAHGYNGVLAEGWDKVLGWRSPNYVYQPKGATRTRLLLKNYRLSDDIAFRFSNKKWSGWPLTAETYSSWLTASGGPLVNLFMDYETFGEHQWKEHGIFTFFERFVGKWITAGGRFNTVSQALSNAPVGDVSMPETVTWADSERDLTAWNGNDLQREALRYAYQLAPRVLASGDSQLISDWRNLQTSDHYYYMCTKWSSDGDVHAYFSPYSSPYEASLYVMNALRDIYWRSRHTRPTP, from the coding sequence ATGAGTCGTCCAGTAGTCACCCTGTACCTGCACGCCCACCAGCCATGGCGCGTCCGCAGCTATGGCGCACTTGACACTGCCAACCGTCATGATTATTTCAGCGGTGACGGCGACCAAGACAATAAAGAGATCTTTCTCAAAGTGGCAAATAAATCGTACCGACCGATGAACGCACTGCTGGAAAAGTTGTTACATGAACATCCAGGGTTTTGTTTGTCGCTGAGTTTGTCTGGAGTATTTTTGGAGCAAGCTGAGCAATTCGCGCCAGATGTGATTGAGAGTTTTCAGCGACTAGTGAAAACAGGACGCGTGGAGCTATTGGCTAGCCCCTACCATCATAGCCTGGCCTTTTTCTACGATCAGTCTGAATTTGAGAAGCAGGTCGCTCTGCACGCTGAAAAAATCAAGCAGCTATTTGGCGTTTCGCCCAAAGTTTTGGCGAACACTGAGTTGGCGTACAATGATGAGCTTGGAGCTTGGGCAGAGGCACACGGGTATAATGGTGTGCTGGCTGAAGGCTGGGACAAAGTGCTGGGTTGGCGTAGCCCAAATTATGTCTATCAACCAAAGGGTGCCACGCGTACAAGATTACTACTAAAGAACTATCGCTTGAGTGACGACATCGCCTTTCGTTTTAGTAACAAAAAATGGAGTGGCTGGCCGCTGACCGCTGAAACTTACAGCTCATGGCTTACGGCGTCAGGCGGCCCATTAGTCAATTTATTCATGGACTATGAAACGTTTGGCGAACACCAGTGGAAAGAACACGGCATCTTCACCTTCTTTGAGCGATTTGTTGGGAAATGGATAACGGCCGGTGGTCGGTTTAACACGGTGTCGCAGGCCCTGTCGAACGCACCGGTTGGAGACGTGAGTATGCCAGAGACTGTCACCTGGGCTGACAGCGAGAGAGATTTGACGGCCTGGAATGGTAATGATTTGCAAAGAGAGGCATTGCGCTACGCCTACCAGCTGGCGCCGCGAGTGTTGGCGTCTGGTGATTCTCAATTGATCAGCGACTGGCGTAATTTGCAAACCTCTGATCACTACTACTATATGTGTACCAAGTGGTCGTCTGATGGCGATGTTCACGCCTATTTCAGCCCGTATAGCTCACCATATGAAGCTTCGCTGTATGTGATGAACGCCTTGCGGGATATCTATTGGCGCTCAAGGCATACTCGCCCAACACCATAA
- the rpmG gene encoding 50S ribosomal protein L33 — protein sequence MAKKNTKRKLIALVSDKSKHRTYYTTINTQNRTTKGQGRLTLRKYDPIAREHATYTETKKNLGRNEVKARKS from the coding sequence ATGGCAAAGAAGAATACGAAACGCAAGTTGATCGCTTTGGTCAGCGACAAAAGCAAGCACCGAACTTACTACACGACAATCAATACGCAGAACCGTACCACCAAGGGCCAGGGTAGGTTGACACTGCGTAAATACGACCCAATCGCTCGCGAGCACGCAACATACACTGAAACCAAGAAGAACCTTGGTCGCAACGAAGTCAAAGCTCGTAAAAGCTAA
- a CDS encoding DUF11 domain-containing protein, giving the protein MARQSWKTYAARLKQAATASKQVTVKHLGIGMMVMAMVLQSVVFFQDYAQAASDDMIQGGVGSKEAILAHYDKNTNNFRDVLTYNGITRAELANISSTKVRYEVDSSAQSWGWTSRFSEAQGQKAHTVAGRTIYSRPQKLWDSSWYMGWEGNSATRGKFRIMSSCGNLLTYSVPQAVPVTPTPQPKPQPQPQPQPVATCDSLTITQLSRNRYHMSAKASAKNGATIQSIYIRVYDPSGKLVDAGGVTGDQTGMGVELKTPGTYKVQATAVTSIGEVTGPNCTGSFTITDDNKPEEPKPSVSITKTVNKQEHAKVAVNTDFTYEITVKNTGTADLKDVVVSDTAPKEVTLSNSSAGKVDGGKWTHTIANLPAGQSQTFSLTAKYAKFIEGKHKNTACVDTPTIAGSPDACDDATTETYTVTTPPANPPTQPTPNEPNKPTQPTPTPSVPNEPNKPTPTEPATPPTTNQTTPPAATPQPQPTPTAPTTKELPLTGTLNTASGILGLGGLVSVTCAYVMSRRSLR; this is encoded by the coding sequence ATGGCTAGACAGTCGTGGAAAACATATGCAGCTCGCTTGAAGCAAGCAGCGACGGCATCAAAACAAGTAACCGTAAAACACCTGGGCATTGGCATGATGGTGATGGCTATGGTGCTGCAGTCGGTAGTCTTCTTTCAGGATTACGCACAAGCCGCGTCAGATGACATGATCCAGGGCGGTGTCGGCAGCAAAGAAGCGATTTTAGCGCACTATGACAAAAATACCAACAATTTCCGCGACGTACTGACCTATAACGGCATCACTAGAGCAGAATTGGCGAATATTTCTAGCACCAAGGTGCGCTACGAGGTTGACTCCTCTGCTCAGTCGTGGGGCTGGACTTCACGATTCTCTGAAGCTCAGGGTCAGAAGGCGCACACCGTTGCAGGACGTACCATTTATTCTCGTCCGCAAAAGCTGTGGGACAGTAGCTGGTATATGGGCTGGGAAGGCAATTCAGCCACTCGCGGTAAATTCCGCATCATGTCTTCTTGTGGTAACTTGTTGACATATAGCGTGCCCCAAGCTGTTCCAGTGACGCCAACGCCGCAACCAAAACCGCAACCACAACCTCAGCCGCAGCCAGTTGCTACTTGTGACAGCTTGACTATCACCCAACTGTCACGTAACCGCTACCACATGAGTGCCAAGGCATCAGCTAAAAATGGCGCCACCATCCAATCAATTTACATCAGGGTTTATGACCCATCGGGCAAACTTGTTGACGCTGGTGGTGTGACTGGCGATCAGACTGGCATGGGTGTTGAGCTCAAGACACCGGGTACATACAAAGTTCAAGCAACAGCAGTTACCAGCATCGGTGAAGTAACCGGCCCTAACTGTACTGGTAGTTTCACAATTACTGATGACAATAAGCCAGAAGAGCCAAAGCCATCAGTCAGCATCACCAAAACAGTTAACAAACAGGAACACGCCAAGGTGGCGGTCAATACTGATTTCACTTATGAAATTACCGTCAAAAACACTGGCACAGCAGACTTGAAAGATGTTGTCGTCAGCGACACCGCACCAAAAGAAGTGACTCTGTCAAACAGCAGTGCTGGTAAGGTCGATGGCGGTAAGTGGACACACACCATCGCTAACTTACCAGCTGGTCAGTCGCAGACGTTCTCTTTGACTGCTAAGTACGCAAAATTCATTGAGGGTAAGCACAAAAACACTGCTTGTGTTGACACACCGACCATCGCCGGCTCTCCAGACGCTTGTGATGATGCGACAACCGAAACGTACACAGTAACGACACCTCCAGCAAATCCACCAACTCAACCAACACCAAATGAACCAAATAAGCCAACTCAGCCGACACCTACGCCATCAGTACCGAATGAGCCGAATAAGCCGACACCGACTGAGCCGGCTACACCACCAACTACCAATCAAACCACGCCTCCTGCTGCCACGCCACAGCCACAGCCAACTCCTACCGCGCCAACCACTAAGGAATTGCCTCTCACTGGTACTCTGAACACCGCTAGCGGCATCTTGGGACTTGGTGGACTAGTGAGCGTGACGTGCGCTTATGTGATGAGCCGACGCAGCTTGCGCTAA
- a CDS encoding YajQ family cyclic di-GMP-binding protein, translated as MAQFSFDIESTFNKPEMNNVHQLVVREIANRFDFKGTPADVEWLPDKKGFKVIGADEFQVQSIIDMIGRQLAKRNMTSKVLDLGGAHNAANMRAWQDVPFKDGLSQENAKKITKLLKEAHPKVKTQIQGDSVRCTSNSKDELQSVMATLNQADFDFPLSFGNYR; from the coding sequence ATGGCTCAATTTAGTTTCGATATAGAAAGCACATTTAACAAACCAGAGATGAATAATGTTCATCAATTGGTGGTGCGGGAAATCGCCAACCGCTTTGATTTTAAGGGGACGCCAGCCGATGTCGAGTGGCTGCCAGACAAAAAAGGATTCAAGGTCATTGGTGCAGACGAATTTCAAGTGCAATCAATCATTGACATGATTGGCCGGCAGCTCGCCAAACGCAATATGACCAGCAAGGTGCTTGACCTTGGCGGGGCGCACAATGCCGCCAATATGCGTGCCTGGCAAGATGTACCGTTCAAAGACGGCCTCAGCCAAGAAAACGCCAAAAAGATCACTAAACTCCTGAAAGAAGCACACCCTAAGGTCAAAACTCAGATTCAAGGCGACAGCGTGCGCTGCACCTCAAACAGCAAAGACGAGTTGCAATCCGTCATGGCGACGCTCAATCAAGCAGATTTTGATTTTCCATTGAGCTTTGGTAACTATCGGTAA
- a CDS encoding tetratricopeptide repeat protein, with protein sequence MISLIFILAIIIWTITYKPSEENSADFPAKISEKLDQLWAIAQESIRDNKYLRAEKALLTILRVDEKNATAYNRLGILYAKQQAYKDAIECFEIAQSLEPSASSLHNVGLIYYETKNYPKAALAFEQALEMEDDLAARYIAYAKVQEKMGNGKKMIAALEKAVELDPIPQTLTVLAEAYDNNGQAELASGLRKKAAAMLVPDSQGTVPRQRRQPKQPKKLVM encoded by the coding sequence ATGATAAGTTTGATATTCATTTTAGCAATTATCATTTGGACGATCACCTACAAACCTTCCGAAGAAAATTCTGCAGATTTTCCAGCCAAGATTTCTGAAAAGCTCGATCAATTGTGGGCTATTGCGCAAGAATCCATTCGCGACAACAAATATCTCAGGGCAGAGAAAGCACTGCTGACAATTTTGCGTGTCGACGAGAAGAACGCCACCGCCTACAACCGTTTGGGTATTCTGTACGCCAAGCAGCAGGCCTACAAAGATGCCATTGAGTGCTTTGAGATCGCCCAGAGCTTGGAACCGAGCGCTTCCAGTCTGCACAACGTTGGTTTGATTTATTACGAAACAAAGAATTATCCCAAAGCAGCGCTAGCCTTCGAGCAAGCTCTGGAGATGGAGGACGATTTGGCGGCGCGCTACATCGCCTACGCCAAAGTCCAAGAAAAAATGGGCAATGGTAAAAAGATGATCGCTGCGCTGGAAAAAGCAGTCGAACTTGACCCAATTCCACAGACATTGACTGTTCTGGCCGAGGCTTACGACAACAACGGACAAGCAGAGCTGGCCTCTGGACTACGCAAAAAAGCTGCTGCCATGCTGGTTCCAGACAGCCAAGGCACCGTACCGCGTCAGCGCCGTCAGCCCAAACAGCCCAAAAAGTTGGTAATGTAG